Proteins encoded within one genomic window of Heptranchias perlo isolate sHepPer1 chromosome 35, sHepPer1.hap1, whole genome shotgun sequence:
- the LOC137302340 gene encoding zona pellucida sperm-binding protein 3-like: protein MVQCGEQNLLVRVDMDLFGTRHLIKAADLTLGTAGCWPTGIHSQNHTVLFDYGLHECGSRLQMAGDFLVYTTHLNHTPNAHGSVIVRTNGAIIPIECHYFRKGNVSSDPIKPTWIPFSSTKSGEGLLSFSLRLMNDDWLTERTSTVYYLGDLIHIEASVSMTNHMPLKLYIDSCAATLSPDKDSTPRYNIIDYHGCLLDSKAEDSFSTFVLPRGERELDKLQFDLDAFRFFGDDRSLIFITCHLKVAAVDRSDSMNKACTFQNIWTPLEESTNDVCACCHLGNCSATREFRLDSRGRRDLISGPESDAELKWEGEALLGPLVILDPDVTDLAIEPLNEVEQRMQQRSPGGVESEVVLILALTVTAVSLISASLIALFLYRKHKQTQFN, encoded by the exons atggtgcagtgtggagagcagaacctgctggtgagggtagacatggatttatttggaaccaggcacctgattaaagctgctgacctgaccctggggacagcaggttgttGGCCAACTGGGATCCactctcagaaccacactgtcctctttgactatgggctccatgaatgtggcagcagattgcag atggctggagatttcctggtctacaccacccacctgaaccacaccccaaatgctcatggatctgtcattgtgagaacGAATGGAGCCATCATTCCAATTGAGTGCCATTATTTTAG gaagggcaatgtgagcagtgaccctatcaagcccacctggatcccattcagctcgaccaagtctggagaagggcttctgtcattctcactgcgtcttatgaacg atgattggcttacagagcgcacctcgactgtctactacctgggtgacctcattcacattgaggcctctgtttcaatgaccaaccacatgcccttgaagctctacattgacagctgtgcagctacattgagcccagacaaggattccaccccaagatacaacatcattgactaccatgg ttgcctcctggacagcaaagctgaggactccttttcaacctttgtgttgccaagaggtgaacgtgagctggacaaactccagtttgacctggatgcgttccgcttctttggagatgaccgttccttg attttcatcacctgtcacctgaaagttgctgcagtggatcggagcgattccatgaacaaagcttgtactttccagaatat ctggaccccattggaagaatcGACCAATGACGTGTGTGCCTGTTGCCATCTGGGTAACTGCAGTGCCACGAGGGAATTCCGacttgattccagaggaaggagggatcttaTATCTGGACCTG agagtgatgctgaattgaagtgggagggtgaggccttACTTGGACCCCTAGTCATTCTGGATCCTGATGTGACAGACCTGGCAATTGAGCCCCTTAATGaggttgagcaaaggatgcagcAGAGGTCTCCGGGTG GTGTGGagtctgaggtggtcctgattttggccctgactgtgaccgctgtctctctgatctctgcttctttgatcgccttgttcctgtacaggaaacacaagcaaacccagttcaactag